From Variovorax sp. PMC12, the proteins below share one genomic window:
- a CDS encoding efflux transporter outer membrane subunit, with amino-acid sequence MVAAAALALGGCTLFQPVAREQQPLSVPSAWRQQAASADASNAAAMPSERWWTAFRDPQLDALIDHALLTNNDLAAAGIRVQRAQLQAGLANTNLTPSVAGQLNTSRGHDLQRGGGAGSTSSSLVTLSYELDLWGRLAALRSAADWELKATVADRRAAALALVGTTAGLYWQTGYLNQRIALSEAGIEDGRRILALVRTKYAAGAVSGLDVAQAGQNLATQEAAHTQLLQQRVEARNALAILFDLPPEPLAGEPARLPDADVPVVDAGVPASLLGRRPDLQAAELRLRGALANVDATRTGFYPTLSLTGSLGTSSTALGDLLRNPVATLGAGLALPFLQWNTARLTVGVSQTQYEEAVVGFRQSLYTALSEVENALSSRTQLREERIKLVLALQEAQRAERLSEVRYRAGATALQPVLDAKDRRRSAEVSLALNRLNQFNATMTLYKALGGGAAVAP; translated from the coding sequence GTGGTTGCGGCCGCCGCATTGGCGCTCGGCGGGTGCACGCTGTTCCAGCCGGTGGCGCGCGAGCAGCAGCCGTTGAGCGTGCCTTCGGCGTGGCGGCAGCAGGCGGCGTCGGCCGATGCATCGAATGCCGCCGCGATGCCGTCCGAGCGATGGTGGACGGCCTTCCGCGATCCGCAGCTGGACGCTCTGATCGACCACGCACTGCTCACCAACAACGACCTGGCGGCCGCGGGCATCCGCGTGCAGCGTGCGCAGTTGCAGGCCGGCCTTGCCAACACCAACCTCACGCCGAGCGTGGCGGGCCAGCTCAACACGAGTCGCGGCCATGACCTCCAGCGCGGCGGCGGAGCGGGCTCGACCTCCAGTTCGCTGGTCACGCTGAGCTACGAGCTCGACCTGTGGGGGCGCCTCGCGGCATTGCGCAGCGCCGCCGACTGGGAGTTGAAGGCCACCGTGGCCGACCGCCGGGCCGCCGCGCTCGCGCTGGTCGGCACGACGGCGGGCCTCTACTGGCAGACCGGCTACCTGAACCAGCGCATTGCACTGAGCGAAGCGGGCATCGAGGACGGCCGGCGCATCCTGGCGCTGGTGCGCACCAAGTACGCGGCCGGCGCGGTGTCGGGGCTGGACGTGGCGCAGGCCGGCCAGAACCTGGCGACGCAGGAGGCGGCGCATACGCAACTGCTGCAGCAGCGCGTGGAGGCGCGCAATGCCCTCGCGATCCTGTTCGACCTGCCGCCGGAGCCGCTGGCGGGCGAGCCCGCGCGGCTGCCGGATGCCGACGTGCCCGTCGTCGATGCCGGCGTGCCCGCCAGCCTGCTGGGCCGCCGGCCCGATCTGCAGGCGGCGGAACTGCGCTTGCGTGGCGCGCTGGCGAATGTCGACGCCACGCGCACCGGCTTCTATCCCACGCTGAGCCTGACGGGCTCGCTCGGCACTTCGAGCACGGCGCTGGGCGATCTGCTGAGGAACCCTGTGGCCACCCTGGGCGCCGGGCTGGCGCTGCCGTTCCTGCAATGGAACACCGCGCGGCTGACGGTCGGCGTGTCGCAGACGCAGTATGAAGAAGCGGTGGTGGGGTTCAGGCAGTCGCTCTACACGGCGCTGTCCGAGGTCGAGAACGCGCTGTCGTCGCGAACGCAGCTGCGCGAGGAGCGCATCAAGCTGGTGCTGGCGCTGCAGGAGGCGCAGCGGGCGGAGAGACTGTCCGAGGTGCGTTACAGGGCCGGAGCGACCGCGCTGCAGCCGGTTCTGGATGCCAAGGACCGGCGCCGCAGCGCCGAGGTATCGCTCGCGCTGAACCGCCTGAACCAGTTCAACGCGACGATGACGCTCTACAAGGCCCTGGGTGGGGGCGCGGCGGTCGCGCCGTAG
- the macA gene encoding macrolide transporter subunit MacA yields MQKNPKRRSRKLVYGIVALAVLGLLSLFWLSPSKKPEYLTAAVQRTDLENAVLATGVLQALKQVEVGAQVSGQLKSLKVVLGQTVKKGDWLAEIDPVISQNTLAQEQAKLDNLQAQKLAKEVRIRQAQLSWARQQEMLAQDAAARQDMESADAELRALRADGVSLDAQIRQQRLALASAQTNLSYTRIVAPIDGDVVSISTLEGQTVVASFQVPTLMKLADLSTMTVKAQVSEADVVRVKAGQPVYFTILGDPDKRYYGTLRAVQPSPEKINNAVFFNALFDVPNPDRTLRVDMTAQVAIMLGEAKQALVVPLTALGARDKDGRQEVRVLKPDQSVEKRMVRVGISNNFQAQVLEGLNEGDNVITGDASAVADKPDGGPRGKSQ; encoded by the coding sequence ATGCAAAAAAATCCCAAGCGGCGCTCGCGCAAGCTCGTCTACGGCATCGTGGCCCTTGCGGTCCTTGGCCTGCTGTCTCTGTTCTGGCTCAGCCCCTCCAAGAAGCCCGAGTACCTCACCGCCGCGGTGCAGCGCACCGACCTCGAGAACGCGGTGCTCGCCACCGGCGTGCTGCAGGCGCTGAAGCAGGTGGAAGTGGGGGCGCAGGTCAGCGGCCAGCTCAAGTCGCTGAAGGTGGTGCTGGGGCAGACCGTGAAGAAGGGCGACTGGCTCGCCGAGATCGACCCCGTCATCTCGCAGAACACGCTGGCGCAGGAGCAGGCCAAGCTCGACAACCTGCAGGCGCAGAAGCTCGCGAAGGAAGTGCGCATCAGGCAGGCCCAGCTCAGCTGGGCGCGCCAGCAGGAAATGCTCGCCCAGGACGCCGCCGCCAGGCAGGACATGGAAAGCGCCGACGCCGAGCTGCGCGCGCTGCGTGCCGACGGCGTATCGCTCGACGCGCAGATCCGCCAGCAGCGGCTGGCGCTGGCCTCGGCGCAGACCAACCTTTCGTACACGCGCATCGTCGCGCCCATCGACGGCGACGTGGTGTCCATCAGCACGCTCGAAGGCCAGACCGTGGTGGCCTCGTTCCAGGTGCCCACGCTGATGAAGCTGGCCGACCTGTCGACCATGACCGTGAAGGCCCAGGTGTCCGAAGCCGACGTGGTGCGCGTCAAGGCGGGCCAGCCGGTGTACTTCACCATCCTCGGCGACCCCGACAAGCGCTACTACGGCACGCTGCGCGCGGTGCAGCCGTCGCCCGAGAAGATCAACAACGCGGTGTTCTTCAACGCGCTGTTCGACGTGCCCAACCCCGACCGCACGCTGCGCGTCGACATGACGGCGCAGGTCGCGATCATGCTGGGCGAGGCCAAGCAGGCGCTGGTGGTGCCGCTGACGGCGCTCGGCGCGCGCGACAAGGACGGCCGCCAGGAAGTGCGCGTGCTGAAGCCCGACCAGAGCGTTGAAAAGCGCATGGTGCGCGTGGGCATCAGCAACAACTTCCAGGCGCAGGTGCTCGAAGGCCTGAACGAGGGCGACAACGTCATCACCGGCGACGCGTCGGCCGTGGCAGACAAGCCCGACGGCGGCCCCCGGGGCAAGTCTCAATGA
- the macB gene encoding macrolide ABC transporter ATP-binding protein/permease MacB, producing MTQQAERPLLSLRGIGRSFPSGEQEVQVLKDVNLDIGSGEMLAIVGASGSGKSTLMNILGCLDRPSAGTYMVSGKDVGTLDSDALAELRREHFGFIFQRYHLMQHLTAAGNVEVPAVYAGTDGEARDARARQLLARLGLGDRTEHRPSQLSGGQQQRVSIARALMNGGQVILADEPTGALDSKSGQEVIAILRELHAQGHTVIIVTHDMQVASCTERIIEIADGVIVRDRPNVPTAAAPAQPAQADASAAPAGAMTRPRLGIARFSTGWARFAEAFRMAWRSMMAHRMRTALTMLGIIIGITSVVSIVAIGEGAKRFVLSDIRAIGTNTLDVYPGHDFGDDKASSIRTLTPSDLDALAAQPYVHSVTPSTSRSLRLRYRSVDINGMVNGVSDSFFRVRDIQMASGAAFTASDVRHQSQVAVIDQNTRRKLFPEGTDPLGKIILVGNLPCTVIGVSQEKKNMFGENKSLNIWLPYSTGASRIFGQQHFDSITVRIRDDQPTKAAEDSVVKLLTMRHGSKDFFTFNMDSIVKTAERTSQSLTLLLSLIAVISLVVGGIGVMNIMLVSVTERTREIGIRMAVGARQSDVLQQFLTEAVLVCLVGGLIGVTLSYGISFLFSLFVKQWQMIFSMGAVVSAFLCASLIGVLFGYLPARNAARLDPIEALARE from the coding sequence ATGACGCAGCAGGCCGAACGGCCGCTGCTGAGCCTGCGCGGCATCGGGCGCAGCTTTCCCTCGGGCGAGCAGGAAGTGCAGGTGCTGAAGGACGTGAACCTCGACATCGGCAGCGGGGAAATGCTGGCCATCGTCGGCGCCTCGGGCTCGGGCAAGTCGACGCTGATGAACATCCTGGGCTGCCTCGACCGGCCGAGCGCGGGCACCTACATGGTGTCGGGCAAGGACGTGGGCACGCTCGACAGCGACGCGCTGGCCGAGCTGCGGCGCGAGCATTTCGGCTTCATCTTCCAGCGCTACCACCTGATGCAGCACCTGACGGCCGCCGGCAACGTCGAGGTACCCGCGGTGTACGCCGGCACCGACGGCGAGGCGCGCGACGCCCGCGCGCGCCAGCTGCTGGCGCGGCTGGGCCTGGGCGACCGCACCGAGCACCGGCCGAGCCAGCTCTCGGGCGGGCAGCAGCAGCGCGTGAGCATCGCGCGCGCGCTCATGAACGGCGGGCAGGTGATCCTGGCCGACGAGCCGACCGGCGCGCTCGACAGCAAGAGCGGCCAGGAGGTGATCGCCATCCTGCGCGAGCTGCATGCGCAGGGCCACACCGTCATCATCGTGACGCACGACATGCAGGTGGCGAGCTGCACGGAACGCATCATCGAGATCGCCGACGGCGTGATCGTGCGCGACCGGCCGAACGTGCCCACCGCCGCGGCGCCCGCGCAGCCGGCGCAGGCCGATGCCTCCGCGGCACCAGCTGGCGCGATGACCCGGCCCAGGCTGGGCATCGCGCGCTTCAGCACCGGCTGGGCGCGATTCGCCGAAGCCTTCCGCATGGCCTGGCGCTCGATGATGGCGCACCGCATGCGCACGGCGCTGACCATGCTGGGCATCATCATCGGCATCACTTCGGTGGTGTCGATCGTGGCCATCGGGGAGGGCGCCAAGCGCTTCGTGCTGTCGGACATCAGGGCCATCGGCACCAACACGCTCGACGTGTACCCGGGGCACGATTTCGGCGACGACAAGGCCTCGAGCATCCGCACGCTGACGCCGTCCGACCTCGACGCGCTGGCGGCGCAGCCCTATGTGCACAGCGTGACGCCTTCCACCTCGCGAAGCCTGCGGCTGCGCTACCGCAGCGTGGACATCAACGGCATGGTGAACGGCGTGAGCGACAGCTTCTTCCGGGTGCGCGACATCCAGATGGCGAGCGGCGCGGCCTTCACGGCCAGCGACGTGCGGCACCAGTCGCAGGTGGCGGTGATCGACCAGAACACGCGGCGCAAGCTGTTTCCCGAGGGCACCGATCCGCTGGGCAAGATCATCCTGGTGGGCAACCTGCCGTGCACGGTGATCGGCGTGTCGCAGGAGAAGAAGAACATGTTCGGCGAGAACAAGTCGCTCAACATCTGGCTGCCCTACAGCACGGGCGCGAGCCGGATCTTCGGGCAGCAGCACTTCGACAGCATCACCGTGCGCATCCGCGACGACCAGCCGACCAAGGCGGCGGAGGACAGCGTGGTCAAGCTGCTCACCATGCGCCACGGCAGCAAGGATTTCTTCACCTTCAACATGGACAGCATCGTGAAGACGGCGGAGCGCACGAGCCAGTCGCTCACGCTGCTGCTGTCGCTCATTGCGGTGATCTCTTTGGTGGTGGGCGGCATCGGCGTGATGAACATCATGCTGGTGTCGGTGACCGAGCGCACCCGCGAGATCGGCATCCGCATGGCCGTGGGCGCGCGCCAGAGCGACGTGCTGCAGCAGTTCCTGACCGAGGCGGTGCTGGTGTGCCTGGTGGGCGGGCTGATCGGCGTGACGCTGTCGTACGGCATCAGCTTTCTGTTTTCGCTCTTCGTCAAGCAATGGCAAATGATCTTTTCGATGGGGGCCGTGGTGTCGGCGTTTCTTTGCGCTTCGCTGATCGGCGTGCTGTTCGGCTACCTGCCGGCGCGCAACGCCGCGCGGCTGGACCCGATCGAGGCGTTGGCTCGTGAGTAG
- a CDS encoding mobilization protein, whose amino-acid sequence MSSINFIGGEKGGVGKSVTARVLAQYFIDHSRPFTGFDTDRSHSSFTRFYEGFASPVVVDSFEGLDTVVNGFETNPQQSVIVDLAAQTLAPLSRWIKESDLFDVFAEIGVTVNFWHVLDDGKDSTDLLGSLIDTFGNRPNYIVVQNYGRGSDFGMLLASQSLSKATANGARVIALPRLHEASMRKIDAQNTSFWKAVNDREGPHALGLLERQRVKSWLATAYAAFDTLPL is encoded by the coding sequence ATGAGCTCCATCAATTTCATCGGCGGCGAAAAAGGCGGTGTCGGCAAGTCGGTCACGGCACGCGTGCTGGCCCAGTACTTCATCGACCACAGCCGCCCCTTCACCGGCTTCGACACCGACCGCTCGCACAGCTCGTTCACCCGCTTCTACGAAGGCTTCGCATCGCCGGTGGTGGTCGACAGCTTCGAGGGCCTGGATACCGTGGTGAACGGCTTCGAGACCAACCCGCAGCAAAGCGTGATCGTCGACCTCGCCGCGCAGACGCTGGCGCCGCTGTCGCGCTGGATCAAGGAGTCGGACCTGTTCGACGTGTTCGCCGAGATCGGCGTCACGGTCAATTTCTGGCACGTGCTGGACGACGGCAAGGATTCGACCGACCTGCTCGGCAGCCTGATCGACACCTTCGGCAACCGCCCCAACTACATCGTGGTGCAGAACTACGGGCGCGGCAGCGACTTCGGGATGCTGCTGGCCTCGCAGTCGCTCTCCAAGGCCACGGCCAACGGCGCGCGCGTGATCGCGCTGCCCCGCCTGCACGAGGCGAGCATGCGCAAGATCGATGCACAGAACACGAGCTTCTGGAAGGCCGTGAACGACCGCGAAGGGCCGCATGCGCTGGGACTGCTGGAGCGGCAACGCGTGAAGTCGTGGCTGGCCACCGCCTACGCGGCCTTCGACACGCTGCCGCTCTGA